One region of Pogona vitticeps strain Pit_001003342236 chromosome 1, PviZW2.1, whole genome shotgun sequence genomic DNA includes:
- the GMPPA gene encoding mannose-1-phosphate guanylyltransferase regulatory subunit alpha: MLKAVILIGGPQKGTRFRPLSFEVPKPLFPVAGVPMIQHHIEACTKVPNMKEILLIGFYQPNDALSHFLVSAQQEFKIPIRYLQEYAALGTGGGIYHFRDQILSGNPEAFFVLNADVCSAFPLDEMLSFHRQLGSPNSFLMLGTTANRKQSLNYGCIVANADTHEVLHYVEKPSTFVSELINCGIYLFTPAIFRHIGEVFQRNQKELLLEESTNGWQRAEAIRLEQDVFTALAGQGRLFVYKTEGFWSQIKSAGSAIYANRLYLSCYSQCHPERLAQSRPGGPTIRGNVYIHPTALVDASAVLGPNVSIGKGVTIGAGVRVRESIILHGASLQDHTCVLNSIVGWDSTIGRWARVEGTPSDPNPNDPYAKIDSETLFRDGRLTPSITILGCNVTIPAEVVILNSIVLPHKELSRSFKNQIIL; encoded by the exons GGACCCGCTTCCGGCCCTTGTCCTTTGAGGTGCCAAAACCTTTGTTTCCTGTGGCAGGAGTGCCTATGATACAGCACCACATTGAGGCATGCACCAAG GTGCCCAACATGAAGGAGATTCTTCTGATCGGTTTTTATCAGCCTAATGACGCCCTCAGCCACTTCCTGGTTTCAGCTCAGCAAGAGTTCAAGATTCCCATCAG GTATCTGCAAGAGTATGCAGCACTTGGCACAGGAGGTGGCATCTACCATTTCCGAGATCAGATCCTCTCTGGCAACCCTGAGGCCTTCTTTGTGCTAAATGCTGATGTCTGTTCTGCATTCCCTCTCGATGAGATGCTCAGCTTCCATCGGCAGCTTGGCAGCCCCAACAGCTTCCTCATGCTGGGCACCACG GCCAACCGGAAGCAGTCCCTCAACTACGGCTGCATTGTGGCAAATGCTGACACACACGAG GTCCTGCACTATGTGGAGAAGCCCAGCACCTTTGTGAGTGAACTCATCAACTGTGGCATTTACTTGTTCACACCGGCCATCTTCCGTCACATTGGGGAGGTCTTCCAACGTAACCAGAAAGAGCTGCTTCT AGAGGAGAGCACCAATGGCTGGCAGCGAGCAGAAGCCATCAGACTGGAGCAGGATGTGTTCACAGCCCTTGCTGGGCAGGGACGCCTCTTTGTCTATAAAACAGAGGGCTTCTGGAGCCAGATCAAATCTGCTGG TTCAGCCATCTATGCCAATCGCCTTTATCTGAGCTGCTATAGCCAGTGCCATCCAGAGAGACTCGCCCAGAGCAGACCAGGTGGACCCACCATTCGAG GGAATGTCTACATCCATCCAACAGCCTTGGTGGATGCCAGTGCTGTG CTTGGCCCTAATGTCTCCATCGGGAAAGGAGTGACGATTGGGGCTGGAGTTCGTGTGCGGGAGTCCATCATTCTGCACGGGGCTTCCCTGCAG GACCACACGTGTGTGCTGAACAGCATTGTGGGCTGGGACAGCACCATTGGACGCTGGGCTCGTGTAGAAGGGACCCCGAGTGACCCGAACCCAAATGACCCTTATGCAAAGATAGACAGCGAGACTCTGTTTCGGGATGGTCGCCTCACTCCTTCCATCACCATTCTGG GTTGCAATGTGACGATTCCTGCTGAAGTCGTCATCCTGAACTCCATTGTCCTCCCTCACAAGGAACTCAGCCGTAGTTTCAAGAACCAGATCATTCTCTGA